From a region of the Panicum virgatum strain AP13 chromosome 2K, P.virgatum_v5, whole genome shotgun sequence genome:
- the LOC120659306 gene encoding uncharacterized protein LOC120659306, producing the protein MPPPPPLPEEIVEEVLVRFPPDDPASLVHAALVSKQWCRIICGARRGFSRRFRELHLSPPLLGFLCNRFDGALGARFDATAAARFVPTSSSFRPPNAIIADRRRRGWRAVHSGHGRVLLHHARTWDDDRLVVWDPITGEQRQLPESPLHGVLMWSWNAAVLCHAAAAGGGCNHLDCHRGPFVVIFVGNFIANRQTFSCVYSSETDGWSEPLFDDRLPHQGLHHGSVAALVGNSLYFMYDSHQGILKYDLLTQEMSAIPVPARGTVLMATEDGRLGLATVPESRLCMWSREQGPNGDAGWTQSRVIELDTLLPIHRLSGALVAGFADNGAGGVIFVRTAAAFFSFDLKSGRVDKHE; encoded by the exons atgccgccgccgccgccgctgccggaggaGATCGTGGAGGAGGTCCTCGTTCGCTTCCCGCCGGACGACCCCGCGAGCCTCGTCCACGCCGCCCTCGTCAGCAAGCAGTGGTGCCGCATCATCtgcggcgctcgccgcggcTTCAGCCGCAGGTTCCGCGAGCTCCACCTCTCGCCCCCGCTGCTAGGCTTCCTCTGCAACCGCTTCGATGGCGCCCTCGGCGCCCGCttcgacgccaccgccgccgcccgcttcgTCCCCACATCGTCTTCCTTCCGCCCGCCCAATGCTATTATtgctgaccgccgccgccgcggctggcgAGCCGTCCACTCGGGCCacggccgcgtcctcctccaccATGCGCGCACCTGGGACGACGATCGCCTCGTCGTCTGGGATCCcatcaccggcgagcagcgccagCTTCCCGAGTCGCCGCTGCACGGCGTGCTCATGTGGAGCTGGAACGCGGCTGTGCTCTGTCATGCTGCAGCTGCAGGCGGCGGCTGCAACCATCTCGACTGCCACCGCGGCCCTTTCGTCGTCATCTTCGTGGGGAATTTCATTGCCAACAGACAGACATTCTCCTGCGTCTACTCATCCGAGACTGATGGGTGGAGCGAGCCTCTCTTTGATGATCGCCTTCCCCACCAGGGTCTCCATCATGGCAGCGTCGCCGCTCTCGTGGGGAATTCGCTCTACTTCATGTATGACAGCCACCAGGGAATCCTCAAGTATGATCTGCTGACACAGGAGATGTCTGCGATCCCTGTACCAGCTAGAGGCACTGTGCTCATGGCTACGGAGGATGGCAGGCTGGGCCTCGCCACTGTGCCCGAGTCCAGGCTCTGCATGTGGTCGAGAGAGCAGGGTCCCAATGGAGATGCAGGATGGACACAGAGCAGGGTCATTGAGCTCGATACGCTACTCCCCATTCACAGGCTTTCAGGGGCTCTGGTCGCTGGGTTTGCAGATAATGGAGCCGGTGGGGTCATTTTCGTAAGGACAGCTGCTGCGTTTTTCTCGTTTGATCTCAAGTCTGGCAGGGTCGACAAG CATGAGTAA